The following are from one region of the Corylus avellana chromosome ca1, CavTom2PMs-1.0 genome:
- the LOC132186469 gene encoding transcription factor-like protein DPB, translating into MQLVHFDFNSTPFELHDDNYVLKAMKFCERPQGDDMAHNFTSDGGEGSSMSGMYQPQLPLPPVSNTAVRHPTSPPIPGIVLKARVKHEH; encoded by the exons ATGCAGCTGGTACATTTTGACTTCAACAG CACCCCATTTGAGCTCCATGATGACAACTACGTTCTAAAGGCAATGAAATTTTGTGAAAGACCACAGGGTGATGATATGGCACACAATTTTACTTCAGATGGAGGTGAAGGTTCTAGCATGTCAGGCATGTATCAACCACAGCTCCCTCTTCCTCCAGTGTCAAACACGGCGGTTAGGCATCCCACCTCACCGCCTATTCCCGGAATAGTACTCAAAGCACGTGTCAAGCATGAACATTAA
- the LOC132164591 gene encoding uncharacterized protein LOC132164591, producing MEIQQYFSHEHVLSLSEKKSEEDVISCRKCDFALHESCEKLPQELHNPLLHPHPLSLVHAEYGQFDCCACGKICRGFTFRCDKCNVTFDVKCAFIRPRIEEREEPPVGTLHFSHHHRHPLLLFQNMPADHINCSVCGKYCSDPMSYGCLACRFFLHPSCFELPQEIFHPFHPYHPLKTLRPTYRKCNACRKKIGWNNLAYVCESENCSFCLHLECSVIRTAAISYEGHDHLLQFKDNTGDELIKCSACNSTCKSYAFCCLYCDFNLHLTCGPLPYTIKHKCHIDPLILTHSLAIHELDQTDDEFYCDACEEERDQILTIYYCKECHFVAEISCVFSEVVSLLKGEHGDVELRNPFGQFAKPIREKEEELIKPASTLFDILKSLSEEENKELRSVILGTLTTELDDRASENDIEEYIVHYLDKAYTQLIKFLDIGIEIPTELRDEVEDFKSSDFMFWHNYKQPPKEHVVNIEDYKVTRKLAPILKDLLSKHGDVSVESKLSPGVKLYFFHMLCECIYYMINTKAVDITEVHLLNCWTSLKTLQFTGFRIQFAFDQLKRVALAHFAERQASNALDKLNRDIEALEGKRERIKSFKSSLNKEYSREASITRRGKAGVGLL from the exons ATGGAGATTCAGCAATATTTCAGTCACGAGCATGTGTTATCGCTGAGTGAAAAGAAGAGTGAAGAAGATGTAATTAGTTGCAGGAAATGCGACTTCGCTCTGCACGAATCGTGTGAAAAGCTACCGCAGGAGTTGCACAACCCCCTTCTTCACCCACACCCTCTTTCCCTAGTACACGCAGAATACGGCCAGTTTGACTGTTGTGCTTGTGGCAAAATTTGCCGGGGCTTCACCTTCCGCTGCGACAAGTGCAACGTCACCTTTGATGTTAAGTGCGCTTTTATAAGGCCAAGGATAGAAGAAAGGGAGGAGCCGCCAGTTGGTACGCTACATTTTAGCCACCACCACCGGCACCCATTGCTACTCTTCCAGAACATGCCTGCCGATCACATTAACTGCAGCGTATGTGGAAAATACTGCTCGGACCCGATGAGCTACGGTTGCCTCGCATGTCGTTTCTTTCTCCATCCATCGTGTTTTGAGTTGCCGCAAGAGATTTTCCATCCCTTTCATCCATACCACCCTCTCAAGACCCTGCGCCCAACATATCGGAAGTGCAATGCCTGTCGCAAGAAAATTGGCTGGAACAACTTGGCCTACGTTTGTGAGAGTGAAAATTGCAGCTTTTGCTTGCACTTAGAATGCAGTGTGATAAGGACTGCCGCTATATCATACGAAGGCCACGATCACCTTCTACAATTCAAGGACAATACTGGTGATGAACTGATCAAGTGCAGCGCTTGCAATTCCACCTGCAAATCATATGCTTTTTGTTGTCTCTATTGTGATTTCAATCTCCATCTTACGTGTGGTCCATTACCGTATACCATTAAACACAAATGCCACATTGATCCCCTTATCCTCACGCATTCTCTTGCTATACATGAACTTGATCAGACAGACGATGAATTCTATTGCGATGCTTGTGAGGAAGAAAGAGACCAAATATTAACCATTTATTATTGCAAGGAATGTCATTTTGTTGCTGAAATTTCTTGCGTCTTCTCAGAG GTAGTATCATTGCTAAAGGGAGAGCATGGAGATGTGGAGCTGAGGAATCCTTTTGGACAGTTTGCAAAGCCGATtcgagagaaagaagaagaactcATCAAGCCGGCTTCAACCTTGTTTGATATTTTGAAATCATTGAGTGAAGAGGAGAATAAGGAACTTCGTAGTGTTATATTGGGAACACTTACTACAGAACTTGATGATCGAGCTAGTGAAAATGATATTGAGGAATATATAGTTCATTATTTGGACAAGGCTTACACACAGCTCATAAAATTTCTTGATATTGGCATAGAGATTCCTACAGAACTTCGAGACGAAGTGGAAGATTTTAAGAGTTCGGATTTCATGTTTTGGCATAACTATAAGCAGCCTCCTAAAGAACATGTTGTCAATATTGAGGATTACAAGGTTACTCGGAAGTTGGCCCCTATCTTGAAAGACTTGCTTTCCAAACACGGGGATGTTAGTGTTGAGTCCAAGTTAAGTCCAGGGGTGAAACTTTACTTCTTCCACATGTTATGTGAGTGCATATATTACATGATAAATACCAAAGCTGTGGATATCACCGAAGTTCATCTTCTCAACTGTTGGACAAGCCTGAAAACCTTACAATTCACAGGATTTAGAATTCAATTTGCCTTTGATCAATTGAAGAGAGTTGCACTTGCCCATTTTGCTGAAAGGCAAGCAAGCAATGCTCTTGATAAACTCAATAGAGATATCGAGGCACTGGAAGGGAAGCGCGAGCGCATAAAATCTTTTAAATCTAGCTTAAACAAGGAATACTCCAGAGAGGCATCGATAACGAGGCGAGGAAAAGCTGGTGTTGGACTACTATAG